In Flammeovirgaceae bacterium 311, one DNA window encodes the following:
- a CDS encoding ZIP family zinc transporter (COG0428 Predicted divalent heavy-metal cations transporter), translating to MSIPDWFRELSPVLQALLATLFTWAVTALGASLVFFFNRVAHRVMNLMLGFAAGVMIAASYWSLLAPAIRLSEQNGDTASWFPAAVGFMAGGLFVGLINKVLPHLHPGLEKEEGPQSSLRRSILLVLAITLHNIPEGLAVGVAFGAAAGNFEGATIGGAIALAIGIGLQNFPEGTSVAVPLRREGYTRRRAFWYGQLSGAVEPIAGVLGAWMVIAIQPILPYSLAFAAGAMIYVVVEELIPSAQMEKDKNLATLGALCGFTLMMILDVALG from the coding sequence ATGTCTATTCCGGATTGGTTCAGGGAACTATCTCCAGTCTTACAGGCCCTGCTGGCCACCCTCTTTACCTGGGCAGTTACAGCCTTAGGAGCTTCGCTGGTATTTTTCTTTAACAGGGTTGCGCACCGCGTGATGAACCTGATGCTGGGTTTTGCAGCCGGGGTGATGATAGCCGCCAGCTACTGGTCGCTGCTGGCACCCGCCATCCGTTTATCGGAGCAAAATGGCGATACCGCCAGCTGGTTTCCCGCTGCCGTTGGTTTTATGGCAGGCGGTCTTTTTGTTGGGCTGATCAACAAGGTTTTGCCACACCTCCACCCCGGCCTCGAAAAAGAGGAAGGCCCCCAATCCAGCCTAAGGCGCAGCATTCTTTTAGTACTTGCCATTACTTTACATAACATCCCCGAGGGACTAGCCGTTGGCGTAGCCTTCGGTGCTGCTGCAGGTAATTTTGAGGGTGCTACCATTGGTGGTGCCATCGCCCTGGCCATTGGCATAGGACTGCAAAATTTTCCAGAGGGTACCTCAGTTGCCGTACCGCTCCGGCGAGAGGGCTACACACGCAGAAGGGCCTTCTGGTATGGTCAGCTGAGCGGCGCCGTTGAGCCTATTGCAGGTGTGCTTGGTGCGTGGATGGTAATTGCCATACAGCCCATCCTCCCCTACAGCCTTGCCTTTGCCGCAGGCGCCATGATCTATGTGGTGGTAGAAGAGCTAATCCCCTCTGCCCAGATGGAAAAAGACAAAAATCTGGCTACCCTGGGTGCGCTCTGCGGCTTTACCCTGATGATGATCCTGGATGTGGCTTTAGGTTAA
- a CDS encoding regulatory protein ArsR (COG0640 Predicted transcriptional regulators), producing MRLKNFSIQFGAQIFKAVSDEARLRILHLLYRNKEMCISDLELTLDFTQTKTSRHINYLKNAGLLSFRKEELYIFYFVKEEMEDIVRQLIELLEKDPVLKRDLEVYQILHSNRELAVNKLQRRRWMGLPQ from the coding sequence ATGCGACTTAAAAATTTCAGTATACAGTTTGGCGCCCAGATCTTTAAGGCCGTATCCGATGAGGCCCGGCTTCGTATACTACATTTACTTTACCGAAACAAAGAAATGTGTATATCAGACCTGGAGCTTACCCTGGATTTTACCCAAACCAAAACGTCGCGGCACATCAATTATTTGAAGAACGCAGGTCTGTTAAGCTTTCGTAAGGAAGAATTATATATTTTCTACTTTGTTAAGGAAGAAATGGAAGATATCGTTCGCCAGCTAATAGAATTACTGGAGAAAGATCCTGTGCTGAAGCGCGATCTGGAAGTTTACCAGATTCTCCACTCCAACCGCGAACTTGCCGTAAATAAATTGCAGCGTCGTCGCTGGATGGGCCTCCCCCAATAA
- a CDS encoding had superfamily (subfamily ia) hydrolase, tigr02254 (COG1011 Predicted hydrolase (HAD superfamily)), which produces MRPLKTTYKYLFFDLDHTLWDHNANSEETLRELYQKYSLEQIGNFCSDSFCQTFDTINRQLWSLNEAGEMGREELRSQRFVRVLEALGSTSHPEWVTVGLDRDYMSICPAKPGLLPYAREVLEYCHKRFPMYVLTNGFSDVQDIKLKAAGIEHFFDGIYTAEDAGAAKPSTIFFDYVLKKINAKPQDCLMVGDNLKADIIGAASAGIDSVFYNPYRRKYNIPVQRDIHCLSELLKIL; this is translated from the coding sequence ATGCGTCCGCTAAAAACAACATACAAGTATTTATTCTTCGATCTGGACCATACCCTCTGGGACCATAATGCTAATTCAGAAGAAACCCTTAGAGAACTTTATCAGAAATATAGCCTGGAGCAAATCGGAAATTTCTGTTCCGATTCTTTCTGCCAGACCTTCGATACGATTAATAGGCAGCTGTGGTCGCTGAACGAAGCAGGAGAGATGGGGCGTGAAGAACTAAGGAGCCAGCGTTTTGTGCGGGTGCTGGAAGCCCTGGGCAGCACCTCTCATCCTGAATGGGTAACGGTGGGTTTAGACCGCGACTATATGAGTATTTGCCCTGCTAAACCCGGTCTCCTGCCTTATGCCCGCGAAGTACTGGAGTATTGCCATAAGCGCTTTCCCATGTATGTACTTACCAACGGATTCAGCGATGTGCAGGACATTAAGCTAAAGGCTGCGGGCATCGAGCACTTTTTCGACGGTATTTATACGGCCGAAGATGCAGGCGCTGCAAAGCCCAGTACCATTTTTTTTGATTATGTGCTGAAGAAAATAAACGCAAAGCCCCAGGATTGCCTGATGGTAGGCGATAACCTGAAGGCAGATATCATAGGTGCTGCTTCAGCAGGAATCGACAGTGTGTTTTACAATCCATATAGGCGAAAATATAATATTCCTGTTCAGCGGGATATTCACTGCCTTAGCGAATTGCTGAAAATACTTTAA
- a CDS encoding protein serine/threonine phosphatase (COG0457 FOG: TPR repeat), with the protein MLLWLFFLPALGQHQKKFEDIERRLIKAKKDTLYIDNLNVLSNEYAISGGKDPLPLARKALHLADSLNYLRGQGVANMNLAIIYDTRGNYHQALEHYLISLRQLRQVNNEDYLSQLLQNLGLFYGTQGNYRKAIEVTKQAADLTYKNHGEKGSSYCWSNLGFYYTEAAEYDSALYFTLKAYETLKTDKDTAGLADVFYNLGNIAWRADENATKALNHCLQALEYYQKPPFEAEAYIACKAFVGFLYLQLNDHAMAEHYLQESLRDAQKNQYRFLMKNIYSWQSRLYADMQVWDKAYDTHMRFFQLHDSIFSEHSANRVEQFKAEYELETREANIELLKKSKIIQEDELERQMLYRNSFMALFALFLLITGVLYKSNTIKNRTNKLLTEQKREIEEKNKAILQQNLLLEEQQKAIASQAQNLNRANHQINRQRQAIEQTAQDLSSSLSYASRIQHAMMPRPVELKAALPDSFIWLNPRDIVSGDFYWFTQLGHKVFLAAIDCTGHGVPGAFLSLIGDVYLNQAILQENIQDAGKILDHLHENVRRTLNQEVSYSQDGMEVGMCVIDLKFREIEFAGARNSLYYCQGGEVHKIGGDRMFIGGLNRTSFSGFTTHKFALDQPASFYLSTDGVRDQFGGEQDKKFGEKRILELIAQVHALPMEQQKEHFREHLLQWMRGYEQTDDMMLIGWKL; encoded by the coding sequence ATGTTGCTGTGGCTCTTTTTTTTGCCTGCCCTTGGGCAGCATCAAAAAAAGTTCGAGGATATAGAGCGCCGTTTGATAAAGGCAAAGAAAGATACGCTCTACATAGATAACCTGAATGTACTAAGTAATGAGTATGCTATTTCTGGCGGCAAAGATCCATTACCGCTGGCCAGAAAAGCCCTGCATCTGGCTGATAGCCTCAACTACCTGCGCGGGCAGGGCGTTGCCAACATGAACCTGGCCATTATTTATGATACCCGCGGCAATTACCACCAGGCACTCGAGCATTACCTGATCAGCTTACGGCAGCTGCGCCAGGTAAACAATGAAGATTACCTCTCGCAGCTGCTGCAAAACCTTGGCCTTTTTTACGGAACCCAGGGCAATTACCGCAAGGCCATTGAGGTAACCAAGCAGGCTGCGGACCTCACCTATAAAAATCATGGCGAAAAAGGTTCCAGTTATTGCTGGAGTAACTTAGGCTTTTATTATACCGAAGCAGCCGAATATGACAGCGCCCTTTACTTTACCCTCAAGGCCTATGAAACCCTGAAGACCGATAAAGACACAGCCGGCCTGGCCGATGTATTTTACAACTTAGGCAATATTGCCTGGAGGGCCGATGAGAATGCCACAAAAGCATTGAATCACTGCCTGCAGGCACTTGAGTATTATCAGAAGCCTCCCTTTGAGGCAGAGGCTTACATAGCATGCAAGGCGTTTGTAGGGTTTCTGTACCTGCAGCTGAACGATCATGCCATGGCAGAGCACTACCTGCAGGAATCGCTTCGCGATGCCCAAAAGAACCAGTATCGTTTTCTGATGAAAAACATATACAGCTGGCAGTCCCGGCTTTATGCCGATATGCAGGTGTGGGATAAGGCTTACGATACACACATGAGATTCTTTCAGCTGCATGATTCGATTTTCAGCGAACACTCTGCAAACAGGGTAGAGCAGTTTAAAGCAGAATATGAACTGGAAACCCGCGAAGCCAATATAGAGCTGCTTAAAAAGAGTAAGATTATTCAGGAAGATGAACTGGAACGGCAAATGCTCTACCGCAACAGCTTTATGGCATTATTTGCCCTGTTTTTGCTAATAACAGGGGTTTTGTACAAGAGCAATACCATAAAGAACCGCACCAACAAGCTTCTGACAGAGCAAAAGCGGGAAATAGAAGAAAAGAATAAGGCCATACTGCAGCAAAACCTGCTCCTGGAAGAGCAGCAAAAAGCAATTGCATCGCAGGCACAGAACTTAAACAGGGCAAACCATCAGATTAACAGGCAGCGCCAAGCCATTGAGCAAACTGCGCAGGACCTAAGCTCCAGCCTCAGCTACGCCAGCCGCATTCAGCATGCCATGATGCCACGCCCGGTAGAGCTTAAGGCAGCACTGCCCGACTCATTTATCTGGCTGAACCCCAGGGATATTGTAAGTGGTGATTTTTACTGGTTTACCCAGCTTGGCCATAAGGTGTTTTTGGCAGCCATAGATTGTACCGGACATGGCGTGCCGGGTGCATTTCTCTCCCTGATTGGCGATGTATACCTGAACCAGGCCATTTTGCAGGAGAATATTCAGGATGCTGGCAAAATACTTGATCACCTGCACGAAAATGTGCGCCGCACCCTGAACCAGGAGGTAAGCTACAGCCAGGATGGTATGGAGGTAGGCATGTGTGTGATTGACCTGAAATTCAGGGAGATTGAATTTGCCGGTGCCCGTAACAGTTTATACTACTGTCAGGGCGGAGAGGTGCACAAAATAGGGGGCGACAGAATGTTCATTGGCGGCCTGAACAGAACCAGCTTTTCCGGCTTTACCACCCATAAGTTTGCGCTCGATCAGCCTGCCTCATTTTACCTAAGTACCGATGGCGTACGGGATCAGTTCGGAGGCGAGCAGGATAAAAAATTTGGTGAAAAAAGAATCCTGGAACTGATTGCACAGGTGCATGCCTTGCCTATGGAGCAGCAAAAAGAGCACTTTCGGGAGCACTTGCTCCAGTGGATGAGGGGCTATGAACAAACAGACGATATGATGCTAATTGGCTGGAAGCTGTAA
- a CDS encoding delta-1-pyrroline-5-carboxylate dehydrogenase, group 1 (COG1012 NAD-dependent aldehyde dehydrogenases) translates to MSNGFFKVPYPKNEPVLNYAPGSPERKALKAALAEMREQEMDVPMFIGGEEVRTGNKKKLSPPHDHQHVLGFFHEGDTEHVEQAIQAALNAKELWEGMSWEMRASIFLKAADLIAGPYRARLNAATMLGQSKNAYQAEIDSACEFIDFLRFNVYFMSELYKVQPESSPGIWNRTEYRPLEGFIFALTPFNFTAIAGNLPTAPAMLGNTVVWKPAETQIYSAHVLMEVFREAGVPEGVINLIYVDGPKAGEVVFKHPDFAGIHFTGSTSVFQIIWRTIGENIGRYKGYPRIVGETGGKDFILAHHSANAKALATAITRGAFEYQGQKCSAASRAYVPANLWEEVKGYVVEDLKSLKMGGVEDFGNFINAVIDEKSFNKISKYIEGAKNDPDVELVAGGNYDKSKGYFIEPTIFKVENPSYTTMCEEIFGPVLTVYVYQPERFEETLELVDKTSPYALTGAIFSQDRYAIELATKKLTHAAGNYYINDKPTGAVVGQQPFGGGRASGTNDKAGAQLNLLRWVSARTIKETFVPPVDYRYPFLDKD, encoded by the coding sequence ATGTCAAACGGATTTTTCAAAGTTCCTTATCCCAAAAACGAACCTGTACTGAACTATGCCCCTGGTTCTCCGGAGCGTAAGGCGCTAAAGGCAGCGCTTGCCGAAATGCGAGAGCAGGAGATGGATGTACCAATGTTCATTGGTGGTGAAGAAGTACGTACAGGAAATAAAAAGAAGCTTAGCCCCCCGCACGACCACCAGCACGTGCTTGGCTTTTTTCACGAAGGCGATACCGAGCATGTGGAGCAGGCCATACAGGCAGCCCTCAATGCCAAAGAATTATGGGAAGGTATGAGCTGGGAGATGCGTGCGAGCATTTTCTTAAAAGCTGCCGACCTGATTGCCGGTCCATACCGGGCCAGGCTGAATGCGGCCACCATGCTGGGGCAGTCAAAAAATGCCTACCAGGCCGAAATAGATTCTGCCTGCGAATTCATAGATTTCCTGCGTTTCAATGTCTACTTCATGAGCGAGCTGTACAAGGTGCAGCCCGAAAGCTCCCCCGGCATCTGGAACCGCACAGAGTACCGTCCGCTGGAAGGCTTTATCTTTGCCCTCACCCCTTTTAACTTTACAGCCATTGCAGGTAACCTGCCTACAGCACCTGCCATGCTGGGCAACACCGTTGTCTGGAAACCTGCCGAAACCCAAATTTATTCTGCCCATGTGCTTATGGAGGTATTCCGTGAGGCAGGCGTACCTGAGGGCGTCATTAACCTGATTTATGTAGACGGACCAAAAGCGGGCGAGGTGGTATTTAAACATCCTGACTTTGCCGGCATCCACTTTACAGGCAGCACCAGTGTATTTCAGATCATCTGGAGAACCATTGGCGAGAACATTGGCCGCTACAAGGGTTACCCGCGTATTGTAGGCGAAACCGGTGGCAAAGACTTTATCCTGGCCCACCACTCTGCCAATGCAAAAGCACTGGCAACGGCTATTACCCGTGGTGCTTTTGAATACCAGGGGCAGAAATGTTCAGCAGCATCGCGCGCCTATGTACCTGCCAACCTCTGGGAGGAGGTGAAAGGATATGTGGTAGAAGACTTAAAGAGCCTGAAAATGGGTGGCGTTGAAGATTTCGGCAACTTTATCAATGCCGTGATTGATGAAAAGTCATTCAACAAAATCAGCAAATACATTGAGGGTGCTAAAAACGATCCGGATGTAGAGCTGGTAGCCGGTGGTAACTACGACAAGAGCAAGGGCTATTTCATTGAGCCTACCATTTTTAAGGTAGAGAATCCAAGCTACACCACAATGTGTGAGGAAATCTTCGGGCCGGTACTGACGGTATATGTATACCAGCCAGAGCGATTCGAGGAGACCCTGGAGCTGGTGGATAAAACCTCTCCCTATGCGCTTACCGGAGCCATTTTCTCGCAAGACCGCTATGCCATAGAGCTGGCTACTAAAAAATTAACGCACGCAGCGGGCAACTACTATATAAACGATAAGCCCACAGGTGCCGTAGTAGGGCAGCAGCCATTTGGTGGCGGCCGTGCATCAGGCACTAACGACAAAGCCGGCGCTCAGCTCAACCTGCTGCGCTGGGTATCTGCCCGCACCATCAAAGAAACCTTTGTACCGCCAGTAGATTACCGTTACCCCTTCCTGGACAAGGACTAG